One region of Alosa alosa isolate M-15738 ecotype Scorff River chromosome 1, AALO_Geno_1.1, whole genome shotgun sequence genomic DNA includes:
- the LOC125296852 gene encoding ribonuclease inhibitor-like yields the protein MLPVVKSSRSAQLRYSHLTMESCAALSSVISSNSSSLRQLNLSENSLGDSGVELLSAGLKHPNCRMEKLDLRWCHLTEKSCPALSSALSPKSSALTELDLSYNLLGDLGVEVFSTGLKCPNSKLRELGLRGTNITVKSCAALSSALSSNSSSLRHLDLSDNKLGDSGVELLSVGLEDPNCRLEELHLWKCDLSMRSCSSLASALRSNPSSLRELNLRYNRLHQSGVELLSALQKDPTYRLSNLITQ from the exons ATGCTGCCAGTGGTCAAATCATCAAGAAGTGCTCA GCTGAGATATAGTCATCTCACAATGGAGAGCTGTGCAGCTTTATCTTCAGTTATAAGCTCAAACTCTTCCAGTCTGAGGCAGCTGAACCTAAGTGAAAACAGTCTGGGAGATTCAGGAGTGGAGCTGCTTTCTGCTGGTCTGAAGCATCCAAATTGTAGAATGGAGAAACTAGA cCTAAGATGGTGCCACCTCACAGAGAAGAGCTGTCCAGCTTTATCTTCAGCTCTTAGCCCAAAGTCTTCCGCTCTGACAGAGCTGGACCTGAGTTATAATCTCCTCGGAGATTTAGGAGTGGAGGTCTTTTCTACTGGCCTTAAATGTCCAAATTCTAAACTGAGGGAGCTGGG GCTGAGGGGCACAAACATCACAGTGAAGAGCTGTGCTGCTTTATCTTCAGCTCTCAGCTCAAACTCTTCCAGTCTGAGGCATCTGGACCTGAGTGACAATAAGCTGGGAGATTCAGGAGTGGAGCTGCTTTCTGTTGGTCTGGAGGATCCAAACTGCAGACTGGAGGAACTACA TCTGTGGAAATGTGACCTCAGCATGAGGAGCTGTTCATCTCTAGCTTCAGCTCTCAGATCAAACCCCTCCAGTCTGAGAGAGCTGAACCTAAGATACAACAGACTCCATCAGTCTGGAGTGGAGCTGCTCTCTGCCCTACAGAAAGATCCTACATATAGACTGAGCAATCTAATTACTCAATAG
- the LOC125302500 gene encoding protein NLRC3-like, with protein sequence MWRHSWRMESWRYQLRLRLKKKFQTVCEGVPKQGNPAFLEKIYTELCITEGGAGEVNIEHEVTQIEMASKKRVTTWETPIRCTDIFKPLPGQDKPIRTMLTKGLAGIGKTVSVQKFILDWTEGKANEKIQLIFPLPFRELNLIKHKTYNFVDIIHHFFSETKGVNFSNHNYNIAFIFDGLDESRLPLDFQHNESIYNVNEHATVDVLLTNLIKGNLLPSALVWITSRPAAANQIPPECVDQVTEVRGFTDPQKEEYFRKRITEEELANRIITHLKCTQIFREEAGLYQGTFFCFVHLSIQEFLAALYVFLHFAMRERSMLDQHQTSQLHSLFSANSLYELHQSA encoded by the exons atgtggagacacagctggAGGATGGAGTCATGGAGATACcag CTGAGACTCAGACTCAAGAAGAAGTTTCAGACTGTATGTGAAGGGGTACCAAAGCAGGGAAACCCTGCATTTCTGGAGAAGATCTACACAGAGCTTTGCATCACAGAGGGGGGAGCTGGAGAGGTCAATATTGAACATGAGGTCACACAGATTGAGATGGCATCCAAGAAACGTGTAACAACATGGGAAACACCCATCAGATGTACTGACATCTTCAAGCCCTTACCTGGGCAAGACAAACCCATCCGAACGATGCTGACAAAGGGATTGGCTGGCATTGGGAAAACGGTCTCTGTCCAGAAGTTCATTCTGGACTGGACTGAAGGAAAAGCCAATGAGAAAATCCAGTTAATATTTCCCCTTCCTTTCCGGGAGCTGAACCTGATTAAACACAAGACATACAATTTTGTGGACATCATCCATCACTTTTTCAGTGAAACAAAAGGTGTCAACTTCTCCAACCACAACTACAACATTGCTTTCATCTTTGATGGTCTAGACGAAAGCAGACTTCCTCTGGATTTCCAGCATAATGAAAGCATCTACAATGTCAATGAACATGCCACAGTTGACGTCCTTCTCACAAACCTCATCAAGGGGAATCTGCTTCCCTCTGCTCTTGTGTGGATCACCTCCCGACCAgcagcagccaatcagatcCCTCCTGAGTGTGTTGACCAAGTGACAGAAGTACGAGGTTTCACTGACCCACAGAAGGAGGAGTACTTCAGGAAGAGAATCACAGAAGAGGAGCTGGCCAACAGAATCATCACACACCTCAAGTGCACCCAGATCTTCAGGGAGGAGGCTGGGCTGTACCAGGGGACATTTTTCTGCTTTGTTCATTTGAGCATTCAGGAGTTTCTAGCAGCTTTATATGTGTTCTTGCACTTTGCCATGAGAGAGCGTAGTATGCTTGACCAACACCAAACGTCTCAACTTCATTCACTGTTCAGTGCTAACAGTCTTTATGAGCTTCACCAGTCTGCTTAA